TGAACCTTCTAAATTTACTTTTGGCACCAAAGCACTTGAAAAGGTCGTAATTGTTAAGTATTGACGGCGAAGCTTGAAGTAGTGATACGTATCGGGAAACAGTAGTTACACAAGCAATTTCTTGTAGCTCCGGTGTATCGGAATGTAACAGTACCAAAGGGCCGAAAAACCAATGTGACGGACGATGCACTGCAAAGCAGTGGCtatttaaagtttaaacctGTGCTTCTAAACTCCACTTTAATTCTCAGGTGGGGGGTGTGGATTGCTAAACTAATTTCCCAAAAATGATACGCTGAAGAACTAATGAATCTCTGTCATacaaaatatttattaatacaTCAGagtaacacaaaaaaaaaaaaaaaaaaattaaagaaccaGTAGTTTTGTAGAACACTTTTGAACTACAAATTATGAAGCATACCTCTCAATTGGAAATGCTAACTTGTGGAAACTGGAATGCTTAAGAGCTGCCCAATGAATCGAAAACAATTAATTCCAGATAGTGTAACACCAAGCTATGTAAGACGATAGGAAAAGACATACTATTTTGAATTTAACGATGAAACGAATCCAAAAAGCCAGACAACAGAATACGAACGCAATATAACTCTAAACACTAACATAAGTATAACGGAAAAAGAGGACGAGGGTTTTCGCCCAGTATGCCTTGTCCCATTGACACACGGACAGGGGACTCCATCTTATACAACGCTGGATACAACAAAGACACTGCAAATTTCAGGAAATGTATTGAATATACAAGGATTCAACTCATGAGAACGAAGCTCAAGTTTAATCTTCAAGGAAAAATGGAGTAAATGAATTGCCCCAAATGGATAtcaatttcttcatcttcaaacAATTGTCTAGACAGCCATTCTTGACATTCGACACATAGTTTGATGAATAGTATTTCATAGTCATGACTCAAACATCACACACCATATGTTACAGCTCTTTACATTATTCACGCTACTCAATCATCTTCATGATGATAACAAGAGGATAGATTTCAAATAAATTTGATTCACTACATAAAACTAATACAAGATGCTACACTATTGCTCTCTATTCGGTTCAGAAGACAGTTACCTAATAAATGTAAAAGAACTACGAATCCATTGACCAAAATAAATGTGGTGCAAGGCTACGTCAAAGCTTTAAACCTTGATAGTAATACAAGCCCTTTgggaaacaaaaagaatttgatCCTGATCTTATAGAGCATAAGCTCATTTTTACAACTCAATCGAGAACTATTTGAGATAAAATCTTGCTCACTGCTTGAAGAGAATAAACACATAGCAGGTATAGGGTTTTCAAGGGTAGAAGAACCAAACTGGAATAAGCAGATTGAAAGGGGGAGGGGGGAAATAGATTCGGCTTGATTTCTAAAGCAAGTTTATTGATTATGAAAGTAGTCCGTGGAAATTAGGCGGCAGCTGCTAATGGCTTCATTGTTGGACTAACCAACCACAGGTCGAAACAGGATTGCCGATTGCAAAATTTTACCATAAACTAGGCTTGAAAACAGTGGGCTTGGAAGCTAGGATATGGTCTTTTCTTAAGGGGTGAATAGCACCAAGGGACAGTAACTAAGGCTAGCTCTTTATTAGAAGGATgacaaagaaaggaagaaacgAAGGAAAGGATTCTTAACCTCACTAGGCATAAGCAAAATGAAGTCGATAAAGAGCAAGACGAAGTAAATTGAACAGGCTAGGCAGTAGGCACAATACGAAGGTGAGGCTAACATGAACCATGCATAGTAAGTTAATAACCTCATTCATGCTTGGTTTAAGATAAACAAGCTGCCGATCAGTTTTAGGTTCGGTGTAATTCAATAATTTCTAAAACATCAAGAGATTGTGCTATAAAGGCTGCAAATGGGTCATAAAGGTCAAGTTATTTTAGTAGGTCTCCATATTGATGTCCATGTTTTTAAGATTAAAAGGTCAAAATACTAGTTATGAAagtgatattggcactccacaTTTAACCAttggcactccattttttgtctttatcctatatgaaattaccaaattatcatttattttgttagtgttcGTCGATCCACTTTAAAGGATCATAGCTTTCTAGTCAAATACCTAATGTATGTGGTTCTTAAGCATCCAAACAAAAACCACCGGACCCTACAAAACCAGCTTTCCCGGCCACAGTCCCCAGGATATTGCACATAGTCCCCTAAACATTATGAAAACTCATTTTGTTCCTTCTTTTCAAGGATTAGGATCTTGTTAGGACTTTTGAAACCGTAAATCCCTATACCTATCACCTTCCCGACTaaaaaacaccacaaaaaaTCAGCCATTATACTTCTACCCGCCTAAATTTTGGGCTCACCAACATCATAATTTCATAAGTACAAgaatcacattttcaaaaatcacaCATCTCAAACAGAAATACCGCAAATATATGGCGGTGTTACAATTTTGCCTAATTCTAGCTAGTAGGAATAAACTCAATTACCAACAAATAGTAACAACTACATAAAAATATTGCAAAGCTATAAAAGAACATAACTAATAACAAACAAATAGGAAGCTCCATGGAACAACGGTATAGTTATAAGACTAAACTTGGACTTGATAAGATACTCAAATGAATTCTAGCAACACATTCAAAAGAATAATAATAGGCTCAACTCTAAGGACTCAATCAGATGATTTCTCAAAAGCTAGCTATAAACCAAACTCTTGCTTCATCGTCTCTCATCCTTTGCATAATCAAAGACATGTTTTAGCTTATACATTTAACAATTTCCAAGAGGACAGAAAGAGGGATGGCAGTCCCTCACTCCCTAAGCAATTTGTTGCATAAAAAATGACGAATTGTACTTGCCGTGGTAACCATACCCTAGCCCATGTGACATGGGTCCTAAACCTTATGGAATCCTCCTAACAGTCCATCTTTGGCCCTTTTGAGACGTCAAACTCTTATTGCACGTTGGTATCAACCTTTTCATaaaagatttttcttttttttccggcTAATTAAAGAtattaaaaaatgagatatcGCAAAACAAAAGTACTCTGTAATAACTAATGGTTGGACTATGTGAGGAACCTGAAAGGCTTGAACTTGAGAGAAAACACTTCACCTGATCCAAATTGATTTGTCAAGTCCCTAAAATGCAAATGAAGTTTTGTAGGCATTCTGAAGAAATAGCAACAAGTTCTCTCCTCTGAGTCACATATGCAATAGAAGGATCTCAAATCTGTCAAAAGGGACAAGAGATCATGAATATGTCATCCAATTAGATGAGATAAGATTTATATGTAGAGTACTATGATACTTATATTTGCTCAATTTGACTAGTAGCAACATATATaaggttctaaacgagaatcaTCTATGTACTGTTGCAATTTGTGGGGGTTTTATACAAcggttttgctattgtcagcccactgggctgacgataaacacgctagaagacaagaaaaacacgtgtttctgtgcactttttacaccctttaatatacattcacacactcactattgtcagcccattgggctgattttagaattttcctttataCAATTCCATATCCATAATAACATCTTTTTGTAGTAAGTCCTCCAACATTCAAAAGACTGCCAATTTCAACAGATAAACTGACCTCAGACTGTGGGGATGAGTTATATCACACACTCGCAAAAATGCAAGGACGAACATATGAGGAGGAATTGAGCTTGCATTGACCAACAAAATGTATGACGACGATAGAAAGCACGCTTGTACACAATCATGTCCAAGCATGAACGCATACTAGCGTGCTCTCTCTCGTCGTCAAACAATAGTGTGTCAAAGCTTCAAAAATATCTGCAGTGAAAAGAAAACATGCTATAAGAAAAAAGGAATAGAGTACGCATGTACTTCCCAATTGATGAGGGAATGGGTGAGGAATGATTGCAAATAGACTTAAAATTCGGCAATATGTGCACAAATTGATTGCTCTTAAAAAGTTTTACTGTTGAATAGCGGCCCCCATACATCTCAAAACTGTACAATAAGAAAAAATGTAAGGAttaacacacaaacaaaaagcATTCACTATTTTAATTGGATGTGTTCTATCAATGTAGCATTGACACTGACACGCGACACAACATCAACAATTGCAAATTTTACATAATTGAAGGACAAGCCGTCAGGACTCACTTTACAAAAAATTACAAGTATTGTATGAGTAAAGAATAATGATTAGGCTctaatataaatttataaaacGATGTACACTTTCAATCTCATGATTAcataattcacaaaagtattGTGTCATTATAATAAGTAAACTATCATCTGTCGCACGAAAAACAAAGACTTCCTTAAGCTTTAACTTGTCTACGAAGTCTACTATTGCTTTTACCATCCCCAATGAGTGTCGTGTGAGTATCCGTAGTGTCCATAAAGCATCTAAAGCAATATTTAGAGTGTTCCCAAAAGTGTCCAACGAAGAACATTGAGAAATAATAGGACACTTTTGATTTTAGTGCCAGAACGTGTCCGGATAGTGCCAGCATCATAAACCGGTATTTGACCTTCG
The sequence above is a segment of the Rhododendron vialii isolate Sample 1 chromosome 13a, ASM3025357v1 genome. Coding sequences within it:
- the LOC131312758 gene encoding uncharacterized protein LOC131312758, translated to MLGHDCVQACFLSSSYILLVNASSIPPHMFVLAFLRVCDITHPHSLRDLTNQFGSALKHSSFHKLAFPIESHCFAVHRPSHWFFGPLVLLHSDTPELQEIACVTTVSRYVSLLQASPSILNNYDLFKCFGAKSKFRRFTASTISATCRLILPAAIATLLR